The following is a genomic window from Chitinophaga caseinilytica.
CTCCACATCGTACCATCGGCCGACTTCGCGCATAATATCTCCCAGCAGCTGGTTATCGAAATGGAACATCCCGTTCCTCCAGGCCGTGGCGGCTTCTACATCGGCCGGCGCCACGGTTAACACGCCCTGCCGGGATACGCCCTGCTCGCCGGGCCGCAGCATCGCACTGTCGGCCCCTGCGGCAAACCGCACCGACCCTTCCACCAGCGTCACTTTCGTGTCTATCTCGTCTGCATATGCTTTCACGTTAAACTTCGTTCCCAGCACGGAAACTTTCATCCCGCTTGCCCGCACTTCGAAAATCGATCCCTGCCGTTTCGCCACTTCGAAATAGGCCTCACCGCTGACTTCCACCGTTCTCACTTCGCCGAACACGGTCGGGAAGCGGATGGAGGAAGCTGCATTTAGCCAGGCCCTGCTCCCGTCGGGAAGCACGATGGCATAGGTGCCGCCCTTCGGTGTGACGATCGTATGGAAAACTGGTTCCGCATCCACCGCCTGCTTTTTATACGACAACATTCCGCTATCGACTTTAGACACGGCCGCTCCGCCCTGCTGCGCCAACATGCCGTTCCCCGCGCTATCCAGCTGTATGACTTCGCCGTTCCCCAGAACGAGCACGGCCTTGTTACCTGCCGGAACAGGCGGCGCGGTCCATTTCACCTGTACCAGGCCCGTTTCGGAACGCCCTGCGTTCAGTGCCCACAAGCCCCCGACCATCAGCAAAACCGCCGCAGCCGCGGCAGGCAGCCAGCGATACACGCGCGCCCGGCGGTGCATCGGCAGGTGGGCGAACAAGCGGCTGCGCAACTCCGCGTCCGTAAAACCGTCGAACCGGCCGGAAGCCAGGTCTTCGGCCAGGCGATCATCCAGCTCATCGATATGGTCTGGCAACAAGCGGAACAGTGCGTCTGACTCTGCATCGGTCAGGTTACCGCTGAGGTATTTTCGCAACAGGATGCTGAACTCCGGGCTTGCGCCGTTTTCATGCTTCATGGAACATCAGGTATGTGATCAGGTATAAAGACACCGGTTAAGACAAAGTGTACCAGTGCCAGTGATAAATTTCTGCGGCGAGGAGGAAAATGAGTTGGACGGCATGTCCCTGTTTTTTTACATAAGCGCGGATAAAGGCCATCGCTCTGGCGAGGTGGTTCCGTACCGTGTTCCGCGAAAGCCCCAGTTCGGCGGCGGCATCGTTGAGGCTGATACCCTGCTCCTGGGTAAGGCGAAATACGGCCCGTTGCTGGGCCGGCAACTGCAGCAGGGCCTCTTCCAGTATCTCGAGGGATTGTTTGCGGATGATGGCGGATACCGGTGCCGGCGGACCAGCTTCGTCCCCGGCCAGTAACTGTTCCCGGATGAATGCGCGTTCCCTGGCGATATTGCGCAAAACATTGAGCATATGATTGCGCGTGAGGATAAAGATGTAAGATTCCAGCTGGTTGACGGCAGGAAGGGAAGCGCGTTTGGTCCAGAGTTTCAGGAAAACGTCCTGCACGGCTTCTTCTGCCAGCGTATGCGACTTTGTGTAAGCTACGGCCACTCCATAGATCCTGTCGGAATATCGTTCGAAGAGCCGGCGGAAAGCAGGCTGGTCGCCATTGGCCAGCAGTTCCAGGTAATTATGGGTTTCAGCGATCACGTGGAGTACATTGAAAAATTAGACGATACCTATTTCAGTCCTTGTTTCATGGCAACACGTGAATGGCGGCAGGGGCTTCAGCCTTCGTGGACCAGGCACCCGGCCCGGCAGCATATAGCATCGGTGCGTTCATATCGTCTGCGGTTAGTGGTGTTTGCACGGGATAACGATGCCCGTATTCCGAAGATACCCCGTAAACACAGGCCGGATCTGGCCGATTTTGATGATTTTTGATGCTTTTTTTGCGGATACCGGAGGGGGAAGAGCACGCAAAGACGTTACTGAACGGGAAGCACTTTCAACAAAAGCGTTCCCTCTTCGGTGAAGTTATGTGTCAGCGTACCGGTGGCTGAAAGTTGTTGCAGGAATGCGCTCAGGGGCAACTGCCGGTCGAGGCGACAGGAGAACCGGGCCACCCCTTCTACCTGCACTTTCAGGCCGTACCATTGCCCGATTGCGTCGGCGATGGCGGACAGCGATGCGTCTTCAAAATAATAGGCACCTTCCTTCCAGCCAACGACTTCCCGCGTTGTAAATCCTTGTTCGGTCATACCCCCGCTTTCCGTCCAAGAAGCTTCCCGGCCGGGGGACAATTGCAATTCCAATCCATTCCGCCGGACTTTCACGGCGCCGCTGAGCAGGGAAACACTTGCTTCACCGGGTTTATAGGCTTTCACATTGAAAGTAGTGCCGAGAACGGTCACTTCTCCCCCGCCCGACCGTACCACGAACGGCCTTTCGGGATCGGGCGCCACATCGAAAAAGGCTTCGCCGGTCAGTTCCACCGTTCTGCCGCCAGCTCCAAAATCTGCCGGAAAACGCAGTGTGGAGGCGGCGTTCACCCAAATGGTGGATCCATCGGGCAGTTTCACGCGGTAGTCTCTGCCGGGGGGAACGTATAGTGTGTTCATTTTGCCCGTAGGCGCATCTTCCGCCGGGGCGATCTCCATGCCGGAGGGCTCCATATTCAGGCCCTTGACAGCAGCCGGCGCGCCGGCCAGAATCTCCCGGCCGCCGGCCAGAACGAGCCGTACTTCCGCGGAAGCGATAGTTGCGGCGGCGGGTGCGGCAGGGCGGAACAGGAAATAACAGATGCCCATCCCTATGGCAGCAGCGGCAGCAACGGAGTAATACAGCTTCCGGCGGCGTGCAACGGGCTTCACCGGAAGGGATGGCCAGTCGATCGCTGAAGCGCGGGCAAACCCGTTGGCCAGGTCGCCATCGCTGAAGCGGGCGCGGTATGCGTCCCAGGTTTGCCGGACGGAGGGGTCCGTGGCGATCCGGTCTTCGAGCAGACGGTCGTCTTCCGGAGCAATTACCCCTCCCAGCTTTTCGCTCATCAACTGCATTAAATATTCTTCTTCCATGCTATTTCGGTAACAAAACACGAAACCGGCCTCCGCGGGTGAATGCGGAGCCGGCTATTTCAACATGCCGCGCAGATCGCGCAGCGCCAGCGTCATATGTTTCTTGACGGATTCCTCGCTGATGCGGAGCGCCCGGGCGATCTCGCGGCGGGAACGCTGTAAAATATATCCCATGAGAAAAACCTTCCCCCGCATTTCCGGCAATTTGCCGATGGCTGTTTTCAGGCGTTCCTGCAATTCTTTTTCGGCGATACGGTCGTTGGCCTCCACCATACCGGGCATGGGCAATTGCGCCTGCCGTTTCCTCATCACCTTATTCCGTTCCAGCCGGTTGAAACAACGGTTGCGGATGCTGACGTAGAGGAAACCCTTGAGATGCCGCAGATCGGTGAATTCGCGCTGCATTTCCTTCTGCCAGTAATCGAGAAAAAACTCCTGCACGATCTCTTCAGCTTCCGCTTCATTTTCGAGAATGCCCAAAGCAGCCACCCACAACCATTTCCGGAATGCGGTATAGATGTATTCGAATGCTGCGGCATCTCCCTTCCGGAGCAGTTGCAACAAATCGTTCGGCTGATCTGCGAATGTCATAGCATATTGTATCTACCGGCGTGTGAAAATACAGTGCCTCACACTGTTTGCGCAACAGACCGGAAAATGATAAAAAAAACTTAATGCTGGAGAAAAAAGGTGTCCGCTAAACGGAAAAGAAAGTATGTTGCTAAGATACTACATCCGGCTTAACAATTAGTTCAAATTGCCGCGTTAACCCATCGGATTTTTTTCCTGTCTTATAAAAAAACCGCGCTTTCAGAAAAACCGCGAATGTTCGAGCTTCAAAAAAAACGATCACAACCTTAACTAACGTTTAACAACCGAACCTCATGAAATTAGCTCCTGCCAAGGCATTGCGCTTATGCGCGATGTTATGTACCATGCTGTGCCTGTACGTTTCGGCACAGGCCATTCCGCCGGAATACAAGGTTACGCTGAAAGCGAACCAGCAGGAAATGAAGACCGTTCTTCGTGCCATCGAAGACCAGACCGGACTTTATTTCATGTTCAACACCAACATGATCCAAATGCAGGAAAAAGTGAGCATCCATGTGCAATCGGTGAAGCTGGAAGATGTGCTGCAACAGTTGTTCGCTTCGCGCGGCATCAGCTGGTCGATCATCCAGAAAGCCATCGTGCTGAAAAATGCGGCGGCCACGCCTGCTCCTAAAAAAGAACCGGTGATGCGGGCGGTCAGCGGCACCGTTTCCGACGAAAACGGCTCCCCATTGCCCGGCGCCACGCTGCTGATCAAGGGCACCAACATCGGTACCCTTTCCAACGCCAACGGCGGGTTCGTCCTCCCCGGCGTGCCAGCCAGTGCAACGGTGCTGCTGGCGCGCTTTACCGGGTTCAAACCCCTGGAAATGCCCATCGGTGACGATCCTATCAAGGTGACATTGCAGCGCAGCGTGAGCAACCTCGACGAAACGGTCGTAGTCGCCTACGGCACCACCACCGAACGCTCCACTACCGGCGCCATCAGCGTCGTGAAAGGAGAACAGATCCAGACACTGCCCAACCGCTCGTTCGACAAGAGCCTCCAGGGCCTGGTGCCGGGGCTTCGCATTTCCGGGGGCACCGGGCAGCCCGGCGGCGGCCTCAGCAACATGGTGCTCCGCGGGATATCCACGGGCACCGAAGCACTTGGCGGGTCTACCGTCCGCAATCCGCTCATCGTGATAGATGGTGTCCCGGTTTTGCAAGACCCGTTTTCCCTCATGGAAACCGTCGACACCTATACGCCGGTCAGCAACCCGCTTGCACAGATCAACCCGGCCGACATCGCCGAAATCAGCGTGCTCAAAGATGCCGCGGCCATCGCGCTGTACGGTTCCAAGGCCAGCAACGGCGTGATCGTAGTAACCACGAAAAAAGGGACCGTTGGAAAAGCCACTTTCACCTTCAATCAGCAAACGGATTTCAGCTCCCGCCCTCCCGCGAAAATCCGGTTCATGGACCAACAGGAATACCTGAAATTATTGTATGAGACCTACCGGCAAACCGATCCCGTCCGCAACACCGACAGCTACATCCGTGCCGACCTTTTCAAAAAATTCCCCTACCGCGTCAATGGGCCGGATACTTCTTTTTACGATGCGACCGACTGGAAAAAACTCCTGTACCGGGATGCCGCCGTTACCCTGGCCAACAATCTTTCCATTTCCGGAGGTTCCAACACCCAGCGGTATTACATCAACCTGGAGCATACCCACCAGGACGGGATCGCCCGAAGCACGGGCTTCAACCGCTCATCCCTCCGTGTGAACCTCGATAACAAACCGGCGAACTGGATCAAACTGGGGGTCAATTCCACGCTGTCCTACACCACACAGTCCATCGCCGACAACACCGAATTTTCCAGCTCCGGCATCGGGCTTACCGACGCACTGTCTCCCCTGATCCCCAACCGGCTGGACAACGGCAACTATAACCTGCTGCTTTCCTGGGGCGCCAATGCTGCGGGCTCGCTCACTACGCAGAACCCCGCTGCCGCCAATGAGTTCAATTTTCACCGCACCAAAGCCCACCGCGCCCTGGCCAGTCTGACCAGCGAAATTTCCTTTCTCCGGTATTTCAGTTTCAATACTTTGCTCGGTGTCGATTTCATGCAAACGGAAACGCGCAAGAAAAACAGCCCCATGTTCCGCGGGCCGGCCGGCTTCGGCTCCCTTTCCAATTACGATGTGCGCAGAAGCGGCATCGTTTCCACCAACACCCTTAATTTCAACAAGCTGATCGGCCGATTTCACCACATCAGCGCGCTACTTTCCCAGGAAGCGCGCATCCAGGAAGAAAACAACAGCCAGATTTCGGCAAAGGCGACGGACGCATACACCAATCCCGACCTGAACGATATTTCCAGCCAGGGATACAACCGCGCATCGGCCATCCAGCGGTCCAGCAGCACGAAACTGCTATCCCAATTCGGCCAGCTGGAATACAATTTCCGTGAAAAATATTACCTGTCCGGCAGCTGGCGCCGCGACGGCGTTTCGGTTTTCGGCAGCAACAATCCCTGGGCCAACTACGGATCGATCGGCGGCGCCTGGATCGCCTCATCGGAAAGGTTCCTGCAAAACATCACGCCCGTGGTCAACTTCCTGAAATTCCGCGGAAGCATCGGCCTGTCGGGCAATACCGCCGCGCTGAATTCCTATATGGCATATCAGCAACTCTATAACTTCACCTACCTGGGAAAAACGGCGCTGGTGACCGACGGCTCTACGCCCGGCAACCCGTCTATCGAATGGGAAAAAACCAGTCAATGGGACGCCGGCATGCAGATGGGGCTCTTCAACAACCGGATTTACCTGGAAGCCGACTATTACTATAAATTCACGAAGAACCTCATTTTCAGTGCGCCACTGCAAAGCTTTACGGGCTTCCTGAGCGTGAACGATAATATCGGCGACATGCGCAACAGCGGAATAGAACTGTCGCTTAAGGCGGATGTGCTACGGAATACCCGGTTGAAGTGGAACCTTTCCGCCAACTGGTCGCGCAATTCGAACAAACTGATAAAGGCCAACGGGCAACACTTCCTTACGCTCATCAATCCGTTGATGGCAATAGAAGTGGGAAGGGAATTTTCGTCGTTTTACCTCCCTGTTTGGGCCGGGGCAAACCCGGACGACGGCAAACCGCAATGGCTGAATGCGGAAGGCAAACCCACCGGTGTATATACCGAAGCCGCCAAACAATTCCAGGGGCAATCCCAACCGAAAGGCTTCGGCGCAGTCACCAATACGCTTTCCTGGAAGGGATTGAGTTGCCTCTTCCAGTTCCAGTACCAATATGGCGGACAGGTCTATAACGAACAATACCGCAATTATTATTCAGACGGGCAACGCGCCTACATGAACGCGCCGGCCGATGTGGCCAACCGCTGGCAAAAACCAGGCGACGTTTCCGACAATCCTGTCAGGCTCATCGGCAACACCCAGGGAGGCTTTCGGCATTCCACCCGTTACCTGTACAAATCCGACTATATCCGGCTGCAACTGGTTTCACTTTCCTGGAATTTCCCCAAACACCTGACCGACCGCCTGCTGCTCCGTTCGCTGCGCGTTTTCGGACAGGGCAGCAATCTTGCCCTGTGGAAACCAGCTTCAGGTATCGATCCCGACCAGATCAATCCCGGTGGCGCCGTCGCATTTTCCTATCCGAATGCCCGCACATGGACCATTGGGCTCAACACTTCATTTTAAATCTTATCCAACATGAAAGCTGCCAACGCGATCCTATATTTTTTCCTCGTGGCCGTGATGGCCATTTCGTGCGGAAAATCGTTCCTCGACAATCCGCCGCGCGATGTAATTCTCAGAGAAGCATATGCCAAAGACCTGCATTCCTGCCAGGAACTTTTAAATGGTTCCCACGTAGAGCTCGTTTCGGCACTTGGGCTGCTGGGCCTGATGTATGGCGACCTTATGGCAGACAACATCAAGCCGTTCGAAAGCCAGACGTATTTTTCCGAATTCTACAAATGGAACCTGCATGCAACCCGGGAAAGCGATCAATCGAGCGGATCGGAACTCAATGCCAACTACCTCGTGTACCAGCTATACTCCGTTGCCCGGTCTACGAGTTTCATCATTGAAAGAGCGACAGGCTTCCGGAAGGAAGACCCTCAATGGTCAGACCAGATCGTGGGATCGGCGATGACCATCCGCGTGCTGGTCCATTCCGCATTGCTCAATATACTCGCCCAGCCGGCCAATTTCACTTCGCAGGGAGCACATGCAGGTATCGTTTATGTGACATCCTCCGACTGGACACGCCCTCCCGCTCTTGGAAGGGAATCTGTTGGGGCCGTTTATGGCCATCTGCAGGAGGAATTGAAGAAGGCTGCCGCGCTCATGGGCCCTATCAAAGACGAAAATACGGCCTTCAGCCGCGACATGGCATATGCGTTACTGTCCCGCATCAGCCTCTATGCCGGGAACTATACCGGTGCCCTGGAAGCGGCTAAAAAAGCGCTGGAAGGGCATCCGCTGCTGACGATCGAAAAAGGTTACCCAGACGGCATGTACCGTAGCCTGAAGATGTCCGAAAGCGAGTCTTATTACCAGTTACTCCCGGCCATCAGCAACGAGCTGGGCAACAATGGGTACTCCACCGGCTTCCCTAGCTACCTGTACCGGTACAAAATTTACGGCGCAGGAGCGGACATTGCCGCGAGCCTGCAAACCGATCCTGCAGATGTCAGAAGCGGATGGGTAACGAAGGAAGGAGACAACTGGAGCATCACCAAGTTCCCCATGGGCGTGGTACCGGACGTGGATATTCCCGAAACGTCTTATTTCCTGCCCATCGTCCGTGTATCGGAAGTGGTACTGAATGCCGCGGAAGCCGCATATTACCTGCAGCAGCCGGCGCAGGCGCAAATGTACCTGAACCAGATACGGCTCCGCGCACGGCCGGGGGCGCTGCCGATCATGCCGACCGGAACGGCGCTTCAGGACGCCATCCGGACAGAACGGAACAAGGAGCTCGCTTTCGAGGGCAGCCGCCTTTTCGATCTCCTCCGCTGGAAAATGGCGGTAAAACGTTCGGACCCGGCCGATCCTGAAGCCGCGTTGCTACCCTACCCCAGCAACCGCGCCGTGGCGCCCATTCCCCAAATGGATATCTCCGCAAACATTCCCCAAAACCCGGGTTACTAATTACCAAATCATCTTTACATGCGAATTATAACGAACGTATTCATGTATGCCTTGCCACTGCTGATATGCAGCAGTGCCTTGCATTCATCCGCGCGGGAGAGCCAGCGTAAAAGCACCATCAAGTTGAAACTCGTTTCGGCGAAAATGGAATCGGCCGCGAAAATCAGGATCACCTATTCCCAGGCTTTCAATTTCAGCAGGTACTACGGAAAACACACGTTGCTCGTCCCGAATAAAGGATATGGCGAAAAATGGAAGCTGGATACGGACGAACCGCTCCATATCGTCGTCGAAGCACCTCAACAACGCCAGCACTGGATCAGTTATCCCGGAGACAGTCTCATCATCGAATACAACGATGATAAGATCAGTGTCTCAGGACAGGGCAGCGAAAGAGTGAAAGCCCAGGCACGCTATCGATTGGAAATTGCGCAAAAAAGTAAATTGCTGTACGAAAAGTTCCATCTTTCCCCTACTCATATTAGCAAAAGGTTGAAAGACCTCCCAGATTTCCGGAATAAGATGGACCTCTGCGACAGTTTATCTTCCGCTACCCACCGGCTGCTGGACACATACGAAAAACAGTATCCGGACTCCGGCTGGGCGCAAACCAGGGCCTCAGCAATAGCTTTGATCGAATCTACGAGAAGCCTCTGCTACATCAACCTGAATGCAGCCAGAAAGCGCCTCGGCGTTCCTTTCCGCGACATCCGGGGCATGTACGAAACGGAGATGGAAAATGAAAATTTCCGGTGGTTGATGAACAGCGACATGCCCGCCCTGGAAATGGAGCCATATTATGAAATGATGAAAGCACGGTGCCTGGTGTACCAATTCGATCCGGAATCGCCGGAAGCCACATCATTACGATCGGAGAAGGCATTCACCGATTTCAAGATCTGGAAAATACTGCACGAAAGCGACAGGCTCATGCACGGCAGGCTGAAAGATCAGTTCATGGCCTTCCTGCTATCCGATAAAATATTGCGCGTCGCGGACATAACCCTGGCCGATACCGTCATCAAATACCTGGATACGCGTTTACAGGACAAAACCTGCCTTTCGCAACTGAAAGAGGAAAACGACGCCGTACGGTCAAGTTACTTCCGGAAGCCGGACATTATCCAATTCCTCGGCTTGCAGGACAACCTCGGCCAGCCGTTTACACTGAGCAACCTGGGAAATACGATCACCGTGCTCGGCGTGGCAGACGAAACGGACAAGGTGCGCGACCCACTTTTTCATGCGATCGTCCGGGAATTCACGGGAAATCCGCATCTGCGCATCGGCATCATCCGCCGCCATCGAGCCATCGATACCCGGAAGCAAAAAACAGGCAACATGCCGGGTGTGACCCCGCTTTCCGCGCCGGCTACGAACGACCTGTACGACTACATGCAAACGTACAATGCCGCGGCGCCAGGGCGCACGCTAGTGGTTCTCCCGTACAATTACAAGGAGTTGCGATACCGGGATGCACGTTATTACCTTCCCGACCCCACCACGGACACGGCCGCAGCGTTACTTTCCATTTTGCGCGAAAAGCTGCTCCAGCTGAAAGACGGGCCCTACGTACAATATTCCGGCGACACAACGGTCGTTTATCACCTCGACGGACCGGAAGTTACGACCGACACGCGCATCGGGAAAAAGCCGGCCTACGTTCATGCTGCCACCCATGAAGCGGGCAAAAGTTTCCGGATTCCGCTCAAAACCACCATCACGCCGCCCGCATCACAGTACAAACAACCCGAAAAAATAATCGTGCTATCAGACATGGAAGGCAATCTGCCGGCCATGGCGAAATTCCTCATCCGGCACGGTGTTATCGACGACGCGTACAACTGGATTTTCGGAAGCAACCACCTCGTCCTGAACGGCGATTTCATGGACCGCGGGTTCCAGGTAACGGAATGCCTCTGGCTGTTGTATAAACTGGAAGACGAAGCCGCCAAAGCGGGTGGGCAACTGCATTTCATCCTGGGCAACCACGAGATCATGAACCTGGGCGGGGATGTCAGGTACGTACGGGAGAAATACCTGGAAAACGCGCGGCTGATGCATCGCGGATACGATGAATTATTAGGACAGAACAGCGAGCTGGGGCGCTGGCTCCGCAGCCGTAATATGCTTGTCAAGATCGGCGATAACCTGTTCGTTCATGGCGGCATCAGCCCCGCCTTCAACACCACAAATTTACAGTTGGAAGAAATCAATCAACTCAGCCGGGAATTCCTTCAAAAAGGCATTACCGATTCAACAGCGGCATCGCTTCACCGAATGCTTCATATGGATAAAGACGCGCCGCTATGGTACCGGGGCTATTATGCCGGCAAACATGAAAAACCGGGCCGGACGCCGGAAGCGGACATCGAA
Proteins encoded in this region:
- a CDS encoding sigma-70 family RNA polymerase sigma factor translates to MTFADQPNDLLQLLRKGDAAAFEYIYTAFRKWLWVAALGILENEAEAEEIVQEFFLDYWQKEMQREFTDLRHLKGFLYVSIRNRCFNRLERNKVMRKRQAQLPMPGMVEANDRIAEKELQERLKTAIGKLPEMRGKVFLMGYILQRSRREIARALRISEESVKKHMTLALRDLRGMLK
- a CDS encoding FecR family protein, producing the protein MEEEYLMQLMSEKLGGVIAPEDDRLLEDRIATDPSVRQTWDAYRARFSDGDLANGFARASAIDWPSLPVKPVARRRKLYYSVAAAAAIGMGICYFLFRPAAPAAATIASAEVRLVLAGGREILAGAPAAVKGLNMEPSGMEIAPAEDAPTGKMNTLYVPPGRDYRVKLPDGSTIWVNAASTLRFPADFGAGGRTVELTGEAFFDVAPDPERPFVVRSGGGEVTVLGTTFNVKAYKPGEASVSLLSGAVKVRRNGLELQLSPGREASWTESGGMTEQGFTTREVVGWKEGAYYFEDASLSAIADAIGQWYGLKVQVEGVARFSCRLDRQLPLSAFLQQLSATGTLTHNFTEEGTLLLKVLPVQ
- a CDS encoding RNA polymerase sigma factor produces the protein MIAETHNYLELLANGDQPAFRRLFERYSDRIYGVAVAYTKSHTLAEEAVQDVFLKLWTKRASLPAVNQLESYIFILTRNHMLNVLRNIARERAFIREQLLAGDEAGPPAPVSAIIRKQSLEILEEALLQLPAQQRAVFRLTQEQGISLNDAAAELGLSRNTVRNHLARAMAFIRAYVKKQGHAVQLIFLLAAEIYHWHWYTLS
- a CDS encoding FecR family protein encodes the protein MKHENGASPEFSILLRKYLSGNLTDAESDALFRLLPDHIDELDDRLAEDLASGRFDGFTDAELRSRLFAHLPMHRRARVYRWLPAAAAAVLLMVGGLWALNAGRSETGLVQVKWTAPPVPAGNKAVLVLGNGEVIQLDSAGNGMLAQQGGAAVSKVDSGMLSYKKQAVDAEPVFHTIVTPKGGTYAIVLPDGSRAWLNAASSIRFPTVFGEVRTVEVSGEAYFEVAKRQGSIFEVRASGMKVSVLGTKFNVKAYADEIDTKVTLVEGSVRFAAGADSAMLRPGEQGVSRQGVLTVAPADVEAATAWRNGMFHFDNQLLGDIMREVGRWYDVEVQYAGSAAGRRFSGIMRRSGSLGDVLKYMQLAGVKCELNGRIILVKQ
- a CDS encoding metallophosphoesterase; its protein translation is MRIITNVFMYALPLLICSSALHSSARESQRKSTIKLKLVSAKMESAAKIRITYSQAFNFSRYYGKHTLLVPNKGYGEKWKLDTDEPLHIVVEAPQQRQHWISYPGDSLIIEYNDDKISVSGQGSERVKAQARYRLEIAQKSKLLYEKFHLSPTHISKRLKDLPDFRNKMDLCDSLSSATHRLLDTYEKQYPDSGWAQTRASAIALIESTRSLCYINLNAARKRLGVPFRDIRGMYETEMENENFRWLMNSDMPALEMEPYYEMMKARCLVYQFDPESPEATSLRSEKAFTDFKIWKILHESDRLMHGRLKDQFMAFLLSDKILRVADITLADTVIKYLDTRLQDKTCLSQLKEENDAVRSSYFRKPDIIQFLGLQDNLGQPFTLSNLGNTITVLGVADETDKVRDPLFHAIVREFTGNPHLRIGIIRRHRAIDTRKQKTGNMPGVTPLSAPATNDLYDYMQTYNAAAPGRTLVVLPYNYKELRYRDARYYLPDPTTDTAAALLSILREKLLQLKDGPYVQYSGDTTVVYHLDGPEVTTDTRIGKKPAYVHAATHEAGKSFRIPLKTTITPPASQYKQPEKIIVLSDMEGNLPAMAKFLIRHGVIDDAYNWIFGSNHLVLNGDFMDRGFQVTECLWLLYKLEDEAAKAGGQLHFILGNHEIMNLGGDVRYVREKYLENARLMHRGYDELLGQNSELGRWLRSRNMLVKIGDNLFVHGGISPAFNTTNLQLEEINQLSREFLQKGITDSTAASLHRMLHMDKDAPLWYRGYYAGKHEKPGRTPEADIEKTLSRFQVSRIITGHTIVADVSSFYGGKVIDVDTHHASGDVEGLLIEHDRLRRITADGSQHPVMPKE
- a CDS encoding RagB/SusD family nutrient uptake outer membrane protein, whose amino-acid sequence is MKAANAILYFFLVAVMAISCGKSFLDNPPRDVILREAYAKDLHSCQELLNGSHVELVSALGLLGLMYGDLMADNIKPFESQTYFSEFYKWNLHATRESDQSSGSELNANYLVYQLYSVARSTSFIIERATGFRKEDPQWSDQIVGSAMTIRVLVHSALLNILAQPANFTSQGAHAGIVYVTSSDWTRPPALGRESVGAVYGHLQEELKKAAALMGPIKDENTAFSRDMAYALLSRISLYAGNYTGALEAAKKALEGHPLLTIEKGYPDGMYRSLKMSESESYYQLLPAISNELGNNGYSTGFPSYLYRYKIYGAGADIAASLQTDPADVRSGWVTKEGDNWSITKFPMGVVPDVDIPETSYFLPIVRVSEVVLNAAEAAYYLQQPAQAQMYLNQIRLRARPGALPIMPTGTALQDAIRTERNKELAFEGSRLFDLLRWKMAVKRSDPADPEAALLPYPSNRAVAPIPQMDISANIPQNPGY
- a CDS encoding SusC/RagA family TonB-linked outer membrane protein, whose protein sequence is MKLAPAKALRLCAMLCTMLCLYVSAQAIPPEYKVTLKANQQEMKTVLRAIEDQTGLYFMFNTNMIQMQEKVSIHVQSVKLEDVLQQLFASRGISWSIIQKAIVLKNAAATPAPKKEPVMRAVSGTVSDENGSPLPGATLLIKGTNIGTLSNANGGFVLPGVPASATVLLARFTGFKPLEMPIGDDPIKVTLQRSVSNLDETVVVAYGTTTERSTTGAISVVKGEQIQTLPNRSFDKSLQGLVPGLRISGGTGQPGGGLSNMVLRGISTGTEALGGSTVRNPLIVIDGVPVLQDPFSLMETVDTYTPVSNPLAQINPADIAEISVLKDAAAIALYGSKASNGVIVVTTKKGTVGKATFTFNQQTDFSSRPPAKIRFMDQQEYLKLLYETYRQTDPVRNTDSYIRADLFKKFPYRVNGPDTSFYDATDWKKLLYRDAAVTLANNLSISGGSNTQRYYINLEHTHQDGIARSTGFNRSSLRVNLDNKPANWIKLGVNSTLSYTTQSIADNTEFSSSGIGLTDALSPLIPNRLDNGNYNLLLSWGANAAGSLTTQNPAAANEFNFHRTKAHRALASLTSEISFLRYFSFNTLLGVDFMQTETRKKNSPMFRGPAGFGSLSNYDVRRSGIVSTNTLNFNKLIGRFHHISALLSQEARIQEENNSQISAKATDAYTNPDLNDISSQGYNRASAIQRSSSTKLLSQFGQLEYNFREKYYLSGSWRRDGVSVFGSNNPWANYGSIGGAWIASSERFLQNITPVVNFLKFRGSIGLSGNTAALNSYMAYQQLYNFTYLGKTALVTDGSTPGNPSIEWEKTSQWDAGMQMGLFNNRIYLEADYYYKFTKNLIFSAPLQSFTGFLSVNDNIGDMRNSGIELSLKADVLRNTRLKWNLSANWSRNSNKLIKANGQHFLTLINPLMAIEVGREFSSFYLPVWAGANPDDGKPQWLNAEGKPTGVYTEAAKQFQGQSQPKGFGAVTNTLSWKGLSCLFQFQYQYGGQVYNEQYRNYYSDGQRAYMNAPADVANRWQKPGDVSDNPVRLIGNTQGGFRHSTRYLYKSDYIRLQLVSLSWNFPKHLTDRLLLRSLRVFGQGSNLALWKPASGIDPDQINPGGAVAFSYPNARTWTIGLNTSF